A portion of the Myripristis murdjan chromosome 13, fMyrMur1.1, whole genome shotgun sequence genome contains these proteins:
- the LOC115370530 gene encoding NF-kappa-B inhibitor zeta: protein MVGLDGRKKKGPKYSNCDGERRYLGVRVKMPVKDMLRSIRLAQGWDPQDIQESNGKRSKAGKKRVYTCAERRISRRKPPTKSLEELAIIVEVLEEDLKTGNTCSSLPRLFSPSTLPLSPECSPEPDNRWGPEPHVYSCSLESEPERQMSRTTELGSLSSPSDEYNNSSYYHHLQSISPHQGAGYNSDESDEMIPSPQYYMSYSPGTAEYPHTFSPPHSVCASLQPSSFDLYQDRNTGRDGGRAATQEEWVCPQNQSWNLNSATFFWTQLQREESQLRDVSDSVLLATDAHGRTVLHKVVCLGRRALGYAIAKRMAALNSLDIKDSQGMTALHLAAKQNQHLIVADLIHLGANINERDRSGKTCLHLSAENGYIRVLEVLKHMMKDGIYLDVEATDKYGMSVFQCTSLALTATVRELERSTCPSESRLHTLRKEQLMETLECLLQMSSYLQTASCCYGENAFDVSYKKESDQLQELVSKSNLKKGELCNVGLCLPAQQGIAYWRPDSNVSELIQA, encoded by the exons ATGGTGGGACTGGACGGCAGGAAGAAGAAAG GTCCTAAATACTCCAATTGTGATGGTGAGAGGAGATACCTGGGAGTCCGTGTCAAGATGCCAGTAAAGGACATGCTGAGAAGCATTCGCCTCGCTCAGGGCTGGGACCCTCAAGACATTCAG GAGAGCAATGGCAAAAGATCCAAAG CAGGCAAGAAACGAGTGTATACTTGTGCAGAACGCCGCATCAGCAGG AGAAAACCTCCCACAAAAAGCCTGGAGGAGCTGGCAATAATTGTGGAGGTGCTGGAGGAGGATCTCAAGACTGGCAACACCTGCAGTTCCCTGCCCCggcttttctctccctctacccTCCCGCTGTCTCCCGAGTGCTCCCCTGAGCCTGATAACCGATGGGGTCCTGAGCCACATGTGTACAGCTGCTCCCTTGAGAGTGAGCCAGAGAGGCAGATGTCCAGAACAACAGAGCTAGGTAGTCTCAGCAGCCCTTCTGATGaatacaacaacagcagctacTACCACCACCTGCAGTCCATATCACCCCATCAAGGTGCAGGGTACAACAGCGATGAGTCTGATGAAATGATCCCCAGCCCCCAGTACTACATGAGCTACTCACCAGGCACAGCGGAGTACCCCCACACCTTCTCCCCACCTCATTCAGTGTGCGCCAGCCTCCAGCCCTCCAGCTTTGACCTGTACcaggacagaaacacaggaagagACGGTGGAAGAGCGGCGACACAGGAGGAGTGGGTGTGTCCGCAGAACCAGAGCTGGAACCTGAACAGCGCGACTTTCTTCTGGACCCAGCTGCAAAGAGAGGAAAGCCAGCTGAGGGACGTCTCGGACTCGGTGCTGCTGGCCACCGATGCGCACGGCAGGAC AGTTCTCCATAAAGTGGTGTGTCTGGGGAGGAGGGCGCTGGGTTACGCCATCGCCAAAAGGATGGCAGCACTCAACAGCCTGGACATCAAAGACTCACAGGGAATG ACTGCCCTGCATTTGGCTGCCAAGCAGAACCAGCACCTAATCGTGGCAGATCTGATTCATCTGGGTGCCAACATCAATGAGAGGGACAGATCAGGAAAGACTTGCCTGCACCTCAGCGCTGAGAATGGCTACATTCGGGTTCTGGAG gtTCTGAAACATATGATGAAAGACGGTATCTATCTTGATGTTGAAGCCACTGATAAGTATG GAATGAGTGTCTTCCAGTGCACGTCGCTGGCTTTGACCGCCACAGTGCGCGAGCTGGAAAGGAGCACCTGCCCCAGTGAGAGCAGACTGCACACACTCCGCAAAGAGCAACTGATGGAGACCCTGGAGTGTCTGCTGCAGATGAGCAGCTACCTTCAGACCGCG AGTTGTTGTTATGGGGAGAATGCTTTTGATGTGTCATACAAAAAGGAGTCTGACCAGTTGCAAGAATTGGTTTCCAAATCCAACTTAAAAAAAG GGGAGCTTTGCAACGTAGGACTGTGTTTACCTGCCCAGCAAGGCATAGCCTATTGGAGACCTGACAGTAATGTTTCTGAGTTGATTCAGGCTTGA